The nucleotide sequence TGAAATCCCTTGTGCCGCGCGCCATCGCATACTGCAGGCCGGAGGTGATCAGACCGAAGAACACGCCGGCGACGAGGCCGGCGATCAGCGATCCCCACGGGCTGGGGCTGAAGAAGCCCAGCACCAGGCCGATGAAGAGGCCGAGCCATGCGCCGGTCAGCGCGCCGCCGGCCAGTACGCGGGGCCAGGTGAGGCGTCCGGTGACCCGTTCGACCTGCATCAAATCCACCCCGACGATCGTCACCTGCTGCACGGGGAACTGCTGATCGGACAGGTAGTCGACGGCCCGCTGCGCCTCGGCGTAGGTGGGATACGAACCGATCGGCCACCCCCGCGGCGGCGTGGGCAACCCGGCCGGACCCCCTCGTCCCGGCTTGGGTCCAGGTTGAAGTGGGCTGGTCATGGCTTTCTCCTCCGACTCTCGTATGGGCATCCCCGTGGACGGCATCCTCTTGAACAACGCACCGACACCGACCATCGTGCCCCGGAATCGAGTCGAGCACTCCCGATCAGGCCGTGCGCTAGGTTCGTGACATGACGAATGAGGGCTCAGACGCCGGCCAGTCATCGTCCCCGGAGTCCGGGACCAGCGGCTCGGAACCGGCGTCCGGCGGGTACGAGGCACCGTCCATCGAGAACGCCGGTAGCGGTGACCGGGGCGAAGCCGACGAGGCTCCCCCGGCGTACGCATCGTCGTCCTACCCATCGTCGTCTTACCCATCGCCGTCCTACGATCCGCCCTACCAGCCGCCGCAGCCTCCCCAGGCCGAGGCGGGGCAGCCGCCGCAGTACGACGCGGGCACCGGGTATCCGCCGCCCCCGCCGTATGACCCGTCCTCGGGCTACCCGCCGCCCCCCGCGGGCTACCTACCCGGCGTCGGACAGCAGGGGTATGGGCAGCAGGGCTTCGGCCAACCCGGCTACGGACACCAGGGATACGGCCAGCCCGGCTACGGACAACCGGGGTATGGCCAACCCGGCTTCACCAACCAGGGATACGGCCCGCCGGTGTACGGCGTACCGGGTTACCCGGGCTACGGACCGCCGGCCCGCAAGACCAACGTCCTGGCGATCACGTCGCTGGTGGTGTCGATCATCTCGCTGTGCGGCATCGGCTCCATCGCCGGCATCGTGCTCGGCGTCGTCGCGCTCAACCAGATCAAGGTGAGCGGCGAGGGCGGGCGCGGACTCGCCATCGCCGGCATCGCGGTCGGCGCGGGCACGCTGTTGCTCAGCATGCTGCTGCTCGTCTCCTCGGCCAGCTGGTGACCGCCGACGACACCGGCCGCCCGGCCGGCGAGCCGCACGCCGAGCAGCCCGGCCAACGGGCCGATCCCCCGTCCCCGCACCAGGACCCGTTCGCCCCGGTCGACTACCCCGGCGCCGAGTTACCGCCGCCGGTGCCGTCGGGCGGCTACCCGCCACCGCCGCCTGGACCGCCCGGCTATCCGCCGCCCGGCGCCTTCCCGCCACCGCCGCCGTACCCCGGCGGCCCGTCCTACGGGCCGGGCGCGCCGCCCTACGGACCCAACCCTTACGACCCCAACGGCTACGGACCTGGGCCGTTCTACGACCCGTACCAGCCGCTCAAGCCGCCCGGCACCAACGGCAAGGCCATCGGCGCGATGGTCAGCTCCGTGGCCGGCTTCGTGCTGTGCCTGTGCTTCGTCCCGTCGATCGTCGGGATCGTCCTGGGCGTCATGGCCATGAACGAGACGAAGCGCACCGGGCAGGACGGCCGCGGGCTGGCGCTCGCCGCGGTCGTCATCGGCGCCGGCACCATCGTGCTGTACCTCGCGCTGTTCGCGTTCGGGTTCGCGGTCGATGCCGTCCTGCCCTCGGAGTTCCAGGACTACTAGTCCGGCGGCGTGAAGGCCGGCGTCGTGCGCGTCATGCCGGCCGCGCGTCCCTTGCCGGCGATCACGAGTGCCATCTTGCGGCTCGCCTCGTCGATCATCTCGTCCCCCAGCATCACCGCGCCACGGGCGCCACCGGCCCCCGACGTGTGCCACTCGTAGGCCTCGAGGATCAGCTCGGCGTGGTCGTAATCGTCCTGCCGCGGACTGAACACCTCGTTGCCCGCAGCGATCTGATCGGGATGCAGCACCCACTTGCCGTCGTAACCGAGCGCCGCCGCGCGGCCCGCCACCCGGCGGAACGCCTCGGTGTCGCGCACCTTCAGATAGGGACCGTCGATGGCGTCGATCCCGTGCGCGCGGGCGGCGACCAGGATCCGCATCATCGCGTAGTGGTGGGCGTCGCCCACGTCGTAGCCCTCCGGCTGCTCACCCACGACCAGCGTGCGCATGCGCAGGCTCGCCATCATGTCGGCCGGCCCCAGTACCAGCGCCCGGACGCGCGGCGCCGCGGCGATGGCGTCGACGTGCGTCAGCCCCGCGGCGTCCTCGATCTGCGCCTCGACGCCGATGTGGCCCACCGGCAGGCCGTGCGTGCGTTCCAGTTGCGTCAGCAGCAGGTCGAGCGCCCGGACGTGGGTGGCGTCGGCGACCTTTGGCAGCACCACCACGTCGAGCGACGCGCCGGCGGCCGCCACCACCTCGATGAGGTCCGCGTGCGTCCACGGCGTCGTCCAGTCGTTGACCCGCACGCCGCGCAGCTGCCCGGCCCACCCCGGCGCGGCGAGCGCCGCCGCGACCCGCGTGCGCGCCGCGGACTTCGCCTCCGGGGCCACCGCGTCCTCGAGGTCGAGGAACACCTCGTCGGCGGGCAGCTGCTTGGCCTTGGCGATCATCTTCTCGCTGCTACCGGGAACCGACAGGCACGTCCGGCGGGGGCGATACGGGTTCTCCACGGCACCACTCTCTACCCTTCATGGCATGGCAGCGATGAACAGGGTCTATGCGGCCCGACTCGCGGGATTGGTGGTGCTCGGCCCCGACGGCGAGTCCATCGGCCGCGTGCGCGACGTCGTCGTCAGCATCGGCATCGTGCGCCAGCAGCCGCGCGTCCTGGGCCTCGTCGTCGAATTGCTCACGCGGCGCCGCATTTTCGTGCCCATCCTGCGGATCACCGCCATCGAACCCGACTCGGTGACGCTCACCGGTGGCAACGTGTCGCTGCGCCGCTTCGCCCAGCGGCCCGGCGAGGTCCTGGTACTCGGCCAGGTGCTCGACACCCGGGTGCGGGTCAACGACCCGGAACTGCCCAACCTCTCCGGCGTCGACGTCGTGGTCGTCGACCTCGGCATCGAGCAGGTGCGCTCGCGGGACTGGATGGTCACCCGGATCGCGGTGCGCATGCACCGCCGACTCGGACGGCGCACCGCCGTGCACGTCGTGGACTGGCAGAACGTCGCCGGACTGACGCCGTCCGCGTTGGCCCTGCCCGGCCAGGGCGTGGCCCAGCTGCTCGCACAGTTCGAGGGACAGCGACCGATCGAGGTGGCCGACGCGATCCGCGACCTGCCGTCAAAGCGGCGCTACGAGGTGATCAATGCGCTCGCCGACGAGCGGCTCGCCGACATCCTGCAGGAGCTCCCGGAGAGCGAGCAGGCCGAACTGCTCGAACAGCTCGACACCGAGCGTGCGGCCGACGTGCTCGAGGAGATGGATCCCGACGACGCGGCCGACCTGCTCGGCGAACTCGACGCCTCACGCGCCGAGGTGCTGCTGGCGCGCATGGACCCCACCGACTCCGAGCCGGTGCGCCGCCTGCTCCAGCACTCCCCGGACACCGCGGGCGGTCTGATGACGTCCGAGCCGGTGGTGCTGGCGCCCGACACCACGGTCGCCGAGGCGCTGGCGCGGGTGCGCGACCCCGACCTGACGCCCGCGGTGGCGACGCTCGCGTTCGTGGTGCGCCCGCCGACCGCGACGCCGACCGGGCGGTACCTCGGCTGCGTGCACTTGCAGCGGCTGCTGCGCGAACCGCCCGCCTCGCTGGTCGGCGGCCTGCTCGACAAGGACCTGCCGAACCTCGCGCCCGACGCCTCGCTGGCCGCGTTGACGCGGTACTTCGCGGCCTACAACCTGGTGTGCGGCCCCGTCGTCGACGAGGAGAACCACCTGCTCGGCGCCGTCACCGTCGACGACGTGCTCGACCACCTGCTGCCGCACGACTGGCGCGTCAGTACCGAGGATCCGCAGCTGCCCACCGCTGACGCGGCGCCCGCCCAGGGCGCATCCTCGTGAGCGAATCCGCGCGCCAGCGCCTCGACACCCCGCGGCTGTCCCGGCGGCGCTTCACCCCACGCGTCGACATCGAGGCGGTCGGCCGGTTCAGCGAATCGATCGCGCGCTTCCTGGGTACCGGCCGCTACCTCGCGATCCAGACCGTCATCGTCATCGTCTGGATCCTGCTGAACCTCTTCGCCGTGTCGCTGCAATGGGATCCGTATCCGTTCATCCTGCTGAACCTCGCGTTCTCCACGCAGGCGGCGTACGCCGCGCCGCTGATCCTCCTGGCGCAGAACCGCCAGGAGAACCGCGACCGCGTCGCCCTCGAGGAGGATCGCCGACGCGCCGAGCAGACCAAGGCCGACACCGAGTTCCTCGCCCGCGAACTCGCCGCGCTGCGGCTGTCGGTCGGCGAGGTCGCCACCCGCGACTACCTGCGCCGTGAACTCGAGGACCTGCGCGAGCTGATCGCCGAGCTGCAGCCGGCGAAGGAGACGAAGTCCAAGTCGGAGAAGAAGAAGACGACCCGCCACGAGGTCCGACACGAGGCACGCGCCGTCCCGCGCGACGACGCGAGCGTCGAATGATCGCATCGTGCTGACGTGAATGCCTCTACGGAGCAAACCTCTACGGGTATGGTGACCTGGTTCACACGAAGCTCGGCTCGGCGAGGACGGTTGCAGTGCACATAGCGGGACGCGACGCCTTCACGGCAGTACGCCGCCGCGCGGCCCGCATGGTTCGCACCCCGGCGTTCGGCGTCGCCGTGCTCGCGCCGGTCGTACTCATTGGCGCGGTGGGCGCCTCGGCCCCGGCACCAAAGCACACCGTGTCGGCCGACGGCTACATGCCGCTGGCCGCGGTCGCCAGCACCGGCGAGGACTCCGGACCCAAGGTCATCGCCGCGCTGAAGCCGATCAAGCCGCTGCGCATCATGGCCGCCGTGCCGTCGCCTCCTCCCCCGCCCATCGTCATGGCGCCGATCGGGTCGTTGCGCATTCCGATGATGGCGCTCAAGGCCTACCGCAACGCCGAACGGACCATGGCCGCCGCCGCGCCCGGCTGCGGCGTCAGCTGGAACCTGCTGGCCGGCATCGGGCGCATCGAGTCGCTGCACGCCAACGGCGGCGCCACCGATTCCCGCGGCACGCCGCTGCAGCCGATCTACGGCCCCACCCTGGACGGCACGCTGGCCGGCAACGAGGTCATCGTGCAGAGCGTGCAGGCCGGCCGCGTCACGTACGCCCGGGCAATGGGACCCATGCAGTTCCTGCCCGGCACCTGGGCGCGCTACGCCTCCGACGGCGACGGCGACGGCCGCGCCGACGTGCAGAACCTCTTCGACTCCTCGCTGGCCGCGGCCCGCTACCTGTGCAGCGGCGGGCTGAACCTGCGCGAGCAGTCCCAGGTGCTGACGGCGATCCTGCGCTACAACAACTCGATGGCCTACGCGCAGAACGTGCTCGGCTGGGCCGCCGGCTACGCCACCGGGGTCGAGCCGGTCGACCTGCCGACGATCAGCGGCCCGCCCCCGCCGATCTCCGACGAGCACCTCGCCGCCAACCCCGAGGGTCTCGGGCCCAACCTGCCGCTCAATGCGACGGGCCTCCCGGCCACCGACCCGTTGGCGCGCACGCCGCTGTTCGACGCCAACGGCGTCAATGCGGCCGGGCAGATCGGCGCCCCGGGCGCCGCACCCGGGCCGCTGCCGGGACCGGCCGGTCCGCCGCAGACCGCGCAGAACTGCCAGGTCTTCTGCCTGCAGGGCAACCCGGTACCCCCGCCCATCGCCCCGCCGGCACCGTTCGCGCCGGCGCCCATGGCGCCCCCGATGTTCGCTCCGCCGCCGGCCGCAGCACCGGGCGCGGTTGCCGGGCCGGCACCCGCCGGGGCTCCAGTCGCACCGCCCGCTGCCACGCCGCCGGGTCCCGCACCCGGGCCGGCTCCCGGCCCCCTGGTCGCGCAGCCGGTCGCACCGCCGCCGCCGGGCCCCGCCCCGGGACCGCTGCTGCCCTGACGGGGCCGCCTCGCGCGCTCCTGCCCTGACGGACGGAGCAGTGGTCGCGGCGGCATAGACTCGCAGGTGATGTCCTCTACAGCCAGCGATCTCGAAGCCGCCGTCCGCGCCGCCCTCGGCAAGGTGGTCGACCCCGAACTGCGGCGACCGATCACCGAGGTCGGCATGGTCAAGGACGTGACGATCGAGTCCGATTCGAGCGTGCACGTCGAGATCTACCTGACCACGTCGGCGTGCCCGAAGAAGACCGAGATCACCGACCGCGTGCGCGACGCCGTCTCCGACGTCCCCGGGACCGGCGCCGTACGCGTGACCCTCGACGTCATGAACGACGAGCAGCGCGCCGAGCTGCGCAAGCTACTGCGCGGCGACTCCCGCGAACCGGTGATCCCGTTCGCCCAGCCCGGCTCGCTCACCCGCGTCTACGCCGTCGCGTCCGGCAAGGGCGGCGTCGGCAAGTCCAGCGTCACGGTCAACCTGGCGGCCGCGATGGCCGCCCGCGGGCTGTCGGTGGGCGTGCTCGACGCCGACATCTACGGCCACTCCGTGCCGCGCATGATCGGCACCGAGGACCGCCCCACCCAGGTCGACTCCATGATCATCCCGCCCGTCGCCCACGACGTGCGGGTCATCTCCATCGCGATGTTCACCCAGGGCAACACCCCCGTGGTGTGGCGCGGACCCATGCTGCACCGCGCGCTGCAGCAGTTCCTCGCCGACGTCTACTGGGGCGATCTGGACGTGCTGCTGCTCGACCTGCCGCCCGGCACCGGCGACATCGCCATCTCGGTGTCGCAGCTCATCCCCGGCGCGGAGATCCTCGTCGTCACCACCCCGCAGCTCGCGGCCGCCGAGGTGGCCGAGCGGGCCGGCGCCATCGCGCTGCAGACCCGTCAGCGCATCGCCGGCGTCGTGGAGAACATGTCCGGCCTACAGTTGCCCGACGGCAGCACCATGGCACTGTTCGGCGAGGGCGGTGGCCGGCAGGTGGCCGAGCGGCTGTCCCGCGCGGTCGGCGCCGACGTGCCGCTGCTGGGCCAGGTGCCCATCGATCCCCAGCTGGTGTCGGCCGGTGACTCCGGCGTGCCGCTGGTCCTCAGCGCGCCGGACTCCCCCGCGGGCAAGGAACTGCGCAAGGTGGCCGACGCATTGTCGTCGCGCAAGCGCGGCCTCGCCGGCATGTCGCTCGGACTCGATCCCGCCGGGCGCTGAGAGCCGCCGTCCTCGAGGCGAGTCGTGCCCTGCGGCGCGGCTAGGTCGCGTCGGTGTCGAACGGGGTCGGCCCCGCTGGTGACGGCCCCGATGCGGACGGCGGGGTGGTCGCCGAGGGCGGCACCGCCGGTGGCACGGCGCCCGGCGGCGGCGCCGAGTGCGGCTTCACGTCGTCGCCGAAGCGGCCCGTGAAGATCGAGTCGTCCCCGTCGAGCAGATGCTTGGTCAGCGCGGCGCGCGGAGTCATGCCGCGCAGTTTCTGCAGCTCCGACAGCGGCTCGCGCAGATCGTCGAACTCCGGGCCGAGGTCCTGGCGCAGCTGGTTGGTGGCCCCACTGAGGTATTCGCGCGCCTGACGGGCCGCGTTCGAGGTCCAGCGGATCGCGCCGGGGAGCCGTTCCGGCCCCAGGATCACCAGACCGGCGATCACCAGGACCAGCATCTCGCCCCAGCCGATGTTGGCGAACATCTACTGGTTCGGCTGGTCGGCGTCGGAGCCCGGCGTGATCATCAGCGTGACGGGACGGCCGTCGCGCATGACCTCGATCGGGGCCTCCTGCCCGATCTTCAGCTGGCGGACCGCGACGGTCATCTCGTCGGCGTCGGCGACGCTGCGGTCCCCGACCTTCACCACGACGTCGTTCTCCAGCAGACCGGCCTTCTCGGCGGGACCGCCGACGGTGACGTTGGCGACCTGCGCGCCGGAGGCCACCGAGTTGCTCACCGAGCGCGCCGTCAGCCCGAGCGTCGGGTGCGCGATCTTGCCATCCTTGATGAGCGTCTCGACGACGGTCTTCGCCTCGTTGACCGGGATGGCGAAGCCGAGGCCACTCGCGCTGTCCGACAACGACTTTCCAGCGGTGTTGATGCCGATGACCTCGGAGTTCATGTTGATCAGCGGACCACCGGAGTTGCCGTGGTTGATCGACGCGTCGGTCTGAACGCCGTCGATGACGGTGTCGGTGTCGGAGCCCTCACCCGACAGCGGCACGGGGCGGTGCAGCGCGCTGATGATGCCGTGCGTGACGGTGCTGCGCAGGCCCAGCGGGGCGCCCGCTGCGATCACCTCCTCGCCGACGGTGAGCTTCTCCGAGTCGCCGAGGCGCGCCACCGACAGGTTGTCGACGTTGTCGACCTTGATGACGGCGAGGTCGGTCTTCGGGTCGCGCCCGACCAGGTTGGCGGGCACCTCCTTGCCGTCGTTGAACACCACGGTCATCTTGTAGTCGGCCGGGTTCTTCGCGGCCTCGGAGATGACGTGGTTGTTGGTGACGATGTAACCGCGTCCGTCGATGACGACGCCGGAGCCCTGGGACCCCTCGTTCTTGCTGGTGGCCTCGATGGTGACCACCGAGTCGGCGACGGCCTTCGCGACGGTGGCGAAGCGCCCGGCGGGTCCCTCCGGGTTGTCGTCGGTCTCCAGGGTGACCTTGCTGGTGGTGAAGGCCTCGACCACCTCGGCGGTCTTGCGGCCGACCCAGCCGCCGGTGAAGCCGATGACCAGCGCAATGATCGCGAGCAGACCGAGCGCGGTGAAGGACACCCGGCGGCCGAACAGCACGTCGCGCACGCCCAGCTTGCCGACGGGCACCGGCGCGACGGGTGGCGCCGACGGCGGCTGGGCGGGCGTGCCCAGCGACGGCACGGCCGACGGGTCGCGCCAGGGGTCGGCGGGCTGATCGGCGGCGCCGTCGCGTTCGGCCTCCAGCGCGCCGGCGTCGGCGGGGTGGCGCTGCAGCGAGTCGGTGGCGCCGTGGCGGCCGAAGGCCTCGGCGAGGACGGGGTCCGGCGGCAGGTCCTTCGGCGCGAACTCGCCCTGGTCGCGGTGCTTGTCGGCACCGAGGAAGGAGCCGTTGAAGCCGTCGGGCCTGCCGAAGGTGCGGGCGGCGGCGGGATCGACGGGCGGACGCGTCACCGGGCGCGGCGCCAGGCGGTGGCCCCCCTGACGCTGGCCGGGATCGGACTGGTCGGATTCCTTCACCCGTGTTCACTCTCCATTCGGGTGCGCGGGGCAGCGCACGCGATCGTCGTGGGACTGGACAAGACTCACCGGCGCTTGCGCCGGTCACGCAGCGCGTCACCCGCGAAGTGCTCGGCGTCGTCGTCGACGCCCGGCTCGGCGAGCGAGTGGTGCGGGATCTGCGACAGCGCACCCAGCAGCGACGTCGGCACCGCGATGGGCCGGGACTCGCGCAACGCCGTGCGGGCCTGACCCTGCGCGTCGACGGCGGCCGCGCACTCCGCGCACTGCGACATGTGGCCTGCGGCGCGCAGATGGCCCTTCATGCTCAGCTCGCCGTCGACGAAGGCGGCGATGGCCTCCGTGGACAGGTGCTCGGTGGAGCCGAACTGGCGCGGACCGACCGGCGCACTACTCTGCGACGCCAGCTGCGTGGGGAGCCAGGAGAACGCCCGACGGAACACGTGTCCCGGGTCGACCATCACCCAACTCCCTTCGGTGTCCAGTGCGCGCTGCGACGAGTGTCTCCCTCGAATGTAGCGCGAGCCGACCCGGGAGACACCCTCGAATGCGTCGGGGCGTCAGGCTGACCGGGCGTGATGCCCGGCGGCCTCCGCATCGGGATGGGCGGCGAGGTAGTCGCGCAGCGCCTGGCGGCCGCGGTGGATGCGACTGCGGACGGTGCCGAGCTTGACGCCCAGCGTGGCGCCGATCTCCTCGTAGGACAGACCCTCGATGTCGCAGAGGACCACCGCGGCGCGGAACTCCGGCGGCAGCGAGTCGAGCGCGGCCTGCAGGTCCGGGCCGAGCCGGGAGTCGTGGTAGATCTGCTCGGGATTCGGGTCGGCCGCCGGCACGCGGTCGTAGTCCTCGGGCAGCGCCTCCATGCGGATGCGGCTGCGGCGCCGCACCATGTCCAGGAAGAGGTTGGTCGTGATGCGGTGCAGCCAGCCCTCGAACGTGCCCGGCTGGTAGTTCTGCACCGACCGGAACACCCGGATGAAGGTCTCCTGGGTGAGGTCCTCGGCGTCGTGCTGGCTGCCCGAGAGGCGGTAGGCCAGGCGGTAGACGCGGTCGGCGTGCTGACGGACCAACTCGTCCCAGGACGGCATGTTGGCCTTGTCGCCGGTCGCGTCGAACACCGCGGTACCGGTCAGCTCGTCGGTGGGCTCCACCCAGCCGCCGGGCTCGGTACCCGAGGGCTGCTCCAGGTGGGCCATGAACACGGGGGACGTGCTAGTGGTGCTCGTCGGATCCTCCAGATCGCTTCCTCGGCCGCCGGTGGACGGCGACCCGGCCACGTCGCGGGCCTCGATGTCGGCAACGGACCGACCGGTACGGAAATTCCCGTGGTCGTGTCCGGACTGCGAGGGCGCGCCGTGTGTCATGGCATTACCGTTCCCGACCCTGGTGAGGGCGACATATGAGCAAACTGAACTTTTCCTGAGAAAGCCGTCTACCCCCCGTACTAGCAGCACAAACGGTGTGAAGTACAGCGCATTTCGGCGCCCGGCGACGGGCGTGTCGAAGGCCGCCGAATCAGCACCGACCTCTACGCTGCGGGCATGACCGACGACGGCAGCACCCGGCCGAGCCGCGCCGAGTCGATCCTGACGCACGCCGAGCAGTCGATCACCGAGGACGCCATCACCGCGGCCGCGCGAGAACGGTCCGAGGACAGCGGCGCGGGCGCCGTCACGCCCGCGGTCGGGGCGCTGCTCGGGGTGCTCGCCAAGCTCGCGAGCGCCAAGGCCGTCGTGGAGGTCGGCACCGGTGCCGGCGTCAGCGGCCTGTGGCTGCTGTCGGGCATGCGCGAGGACGGCGTGCTGACGACCATCGACGTGGAGCCCGAGCACCAGCGCCTCGCCAAGCAGGCGTTCGCCGAGGCGGGCATCGCCCCCGGGCGCACCCGCTTGATCGGCGGCCGCGCCCAGGAGGTGCTGACCCGCCTCGCCGACGACTCCTACGACCTCGTCTTCATCGACGCCGAGCCGCTCGACCAGCCGCAGTTCGTGGCCGAGGGCGTCCGGCTGCTGCGCTCCGGCGGCGCGATCGTCGTGCACCGCGCCGCACTCGGCGGGCGGGCCGGCGATGCCACCGCCGCCGACAAGGAGGTCGCCGCGGTGCGCGAGGCGGCCCGGCTGATTGCCGAGGACGACCGATTGACGCCCGTCCTGGTGCCGCTCGGCGACGGCCTGCTGGCCGCCGCCCGCGACTGACTCCCCCGCCCCCGCTCGCCCGCCTTCGCGTTCGGCCTCCTGCGCCGACATGACGTTCCGTGCGCTCAGGCGGGTCGTCCGAGCACCGTCCGTGCCGCCTCGGCGTGTCCGCGCGCGCGGCAGCGGCGCCCCCTTGACGGCTGACTGAACGCGCGTTTAACGTATTGAACGTGCGTTCAGCCGACGATCTGACGACCACCGCCCGGATCCGCGACGCCGCCCTCGACCTCTTCGGTCGCGACGGCTTCGGGGTCGGCGTACGCGCGATCGCCGCGGCGGCCGGGGTCAGCCCCGGTCTGGTCATCCACCACTTCGGGTCCAAGGAGGGACTGCGCCGCGCCTGCGACGAGCACGTCGCCGCCGTCGTCCTGGAGTCCAAGACCGAGTCCATCCGCAGCGCCGACCCGGCGACGTGGTTCGCGCAACTGGCCGGCATCGAGGCGTACGCCCCGCTGATGGCCTACCTGATGCGCAGCCTGCAGTCCGGCGGCGACCTCGCGAAGGCATTGTGGCGCACCATGATCGACAACGTCGAGCAGTATCTCGACGAGGGCGTCCGCGCGGGCACCGTCCTGCCGAGCCCGGATCCCAGGGGTCGTTCCCGCTTCCTCGCGATGGCCGGCGGCGGCAGCTTCCTGCTGTATCTGCAGCTGCACGACGATCCCAGCGACCTCGCCGGGGTGCTGCGCGACTACGCCGAGGACATGGTGCTGCCGGCGCTGGAGATCTACAGCCACGGCCTGATGGCCGATTCCACGATGTACGACGCGTTCCTCGCACAACGCGCCGAGGGCATTCCGTTCACGGGAAGGACACGCGATGAGTGATGCCGAACCGGCGGTCGAGATCGCCGGATTGCGCAAGTCGTTCGGCCGCACACGGGCGCTCGATGGTCTCGACCTGGTGGTCGCGCCGGGGCACGTGACGGGCTTCCTCGGCCCCAACGGCGCGGGCAAGTCCACGACGATCCGCATCCTGCTCGGCCTGCTGCGCGCCGACGGCGGCACCGTCCGCCTACTCGGCGGCGACCCGTGGCGCGACGCCGTCGCACTGCATCGCAGGATCGCCTACGTGCCGGGCGACGTCACGCTGTGGCCCAACCTGACGGGCATGCAGG is from Mycolicibacterium grossiae and encodes:
- the htrA gene encoding serine protease HtrA is translated as MKESDQSDPGQRQGGHRLAPRPVTRPPVDPAAARTFGRPDGFNGSFLGADKHRDQGEFAPKDLPPDPVLAEAFGRHGATDSLQRHPADAGALEAERDGAADQPADPWRDPSAVPSLGTPAQPPSAPPVAPVPVGKLGVRDVLFGRRVSFTALGLLAIIALVIGFTGGWVGRKTAEVVEAFTTSKVTLETDDNPEGPAGRFATVAKAVADSVVTIEATSKNEGSQGSGVVIDGRGYIVTNNHVISEAAKNPADYKMTVVFNDGKEVPANLVGRDPKTDLAVIKVDNVDNLSVARLGDSEKLTVGEEVIAAGAPLGLRSTVTHGIISALHRPVPLSGEGSDTDTVIDGVQTDASINHGNSGGPLINMNSEVIGINTAGKSLSDSASGLGFAIPVNEAKTVVETLIKDGKIAHPTLGLTARSVSNSVASGAQVANVTVGGPAEKAGLLENDVVVKVGDRSVADADEMTVAVRQLKIGQEAPIEVMRDGRPVTLMITPGSDADQPNQ
- the rseA gene encoding anti-sigma E factor RseA; the encoded protein is MVDPGHVFRRAFSWLPTQLASQSSAPVGPRQFGSTEHLSTEAIAAFVDGELSMKGHLRAAGHMSQCAECAAAVDAQGQARTALRESRPIAVPTSLLGALSQIPHHSLAEPGVDDDAEHFAGDALRDRRKRR
- the sigE gene encoding RNA polymerase sigma factor SigE, encoding MTHGAPSQSGHDHGNFRTGRSVADIEARDVAGSPSTGGRGSDLEDPTSTTSTSPVFMAHLEQPSGTEPGGWVEPTDELTGTAVFDATGDKANMPSWDELVRQHADRVYRLAYRLSGSQHDAEDLTQETFIRVFRSVQNYQPGTFEGWLHRITTNLFLDMVRRRSRIRMEALPEDYDRVPAADPNPEQIYHDSRLGPDLQAALDSLPPEFRAAVVLCDIEGLSYEEIGATLGVKLGTVRSRIHRGRQALRDYLAAHPDAEAAGHHARSA
- a CDS encoding O-methyltransferase, encoding MTDDGSTRPSRAESILTHAEQSITEDAITAAARERSEDSGAGAVTPAVGALLGVLAKLASAKAVVEVGTGAGVSGLWLLSGMREDGVLTTIDVEPEHQRLAKQAFAEAGIAPGRTRLIGGRAQEVLTRLADDSYDLVFIDAEPLDQPQFVAEGVRLLRSGGAIVVHRAALGGRAGDATAADKEVAAVREAARLIAEDDRLTPVLVPLGDGLLAAARD
- a CDS encoding TetR/AcrR family transcriptional regulator; this translates as MRSADDLTTTARIRDAALDLFGRDGFGVGVRAIAAAAGVSPGLVIHHFGSKEGLRRACDEHVAAVVLESKTESIRSADPATWFAQLAGIEAYAPLMAYLMRSLQSGGDLAKALWRTMIDNVEQYLDEGVRAGTVLPSPDPRGRSRFLAMAGGGSFLLYLQLHDDPSDLAGVLRDYAEDMVLPALEIYSHGLMADSTMYDAFLAQRAEGIPFTGRTRDE